In Rhinolophus ferrumequinum isolate MPI-CBG mRhiFer1 chromosome 7, mRhiFer1_v1.p, whole genome shotgun sequence, the following proteins share a genomic window:
- the DIMT1 gene encoding probable dimethyladenosine transferase, protein MPKIKSGTSGRRRERLAQRRELKSAGGLMFNTGIGQHILKNPLIVNSIIDKAALRPTDVVLEVGPGTGNMTVKLLEKAKKVIACELDPRLVAELHKRVQGTPLASKLQVMVGDVLKTDLPFFDACVANLPYQISSPFVFKLLLHRPFFRCAILMFQREFALRLVAKPGDKLYCRLSINTQLLARVDHLMKVGKNNFRPPPKVESSVVRIEPKNPPPPINFQEWDGLVRITFVRKNKTLSAVFKSSAVQQLLEKNYRIHCSVHNIIIPEDFSIADKIQQILTSTGFSDKRSRSMDIDDFIRLLHGFNAEGIHFS, encoded by the exons ATGCCGAAGATCAAGTCAGGGACGAGCGGCCGTCGCCGCGAGCGGCTAGCACAGCGCCGGGAGCTGAAGAGCGCCGGAG gacTCATGTTCAACACGGGGATTGGGCAGCACATTTTGAAAAATCCTCTCATTGTTAACAGCATTATCGATAAG GCTGCCTTAAGACCAACGGATGTGGTGCTGGAAGTTGGACCTGGAACTGGCAATATGACTGTTAAGTtgctagaaaaggcaaaaaag gtaatTGCCTGTGAACTTGACCCAAGGCTAGTAGCTGAACTTCACAAAAGAGTTCAGGGCAC GCCTCTGGCCAGCAAACTTCAAGTAATGGTGGGTGATGTGTTAAAAACAGATTTGCCATTCTTTGATGCTTGTGTAGCAAATTTGCCTTATCAG atctcttctccttttgtcttCAAGCTGTTGCTGCACCGACCTTTTTTCAG ATGTGCTATACTTATGTTTCAAAGAGAATTTGCTCTCCGACTGGTTGCAAAACCGGGAGATAAGTTATACTGCAGACTCTCAATTAATACACAGCTGTTAGCACGTGTGGACCATCTAATGAAA GTTGGAAAGAATAACTTCAGACCACCACCCAAGGTGGAATCCAGTGTTGTAAGAATAGAACCTAAGAATCCACCACCACCTATCAATTTTCAG GAATGGGATGGCCTAGTAAGGATCACCTTTGTTAGGAAAAACAAGACACTGTCTGCTGTATTTAA GTCAAGTGCAGTACAGCAGCTGTTGGAAAAGAACTACAGAATTCACTGTTCGGTCCATAATATT ATAATACCAGAAGATTTCAGCATAGCAGATAAAATACAGCAAATCCTAACCAGCACAGGTTTTAGTGACAAGCGGTCCCGTTCCATGGACATAGACGACTTTATCAG attGCTACATGGATTCAATGCAGAAGGTATCCATTTTTCTTAG